From the genome of Pseudomonadota bacterium, one region includes:
- a CDS encoding acyl carrier protein codes for MSLSDQEIKSKIRDFIVENFLFGSADELNDDSSFLDGGIIDSTGVLELVEFLEEDFSISIDDEELVPENLDSINNVAAFLKNKGV; via the coding sequence ATGAGTTTGAGTGATCAGGAAATAAAAAGCAAAATCAGGGATTTTATTGTTGAAAACTTCCTTTTCGGCAGCGCCGATGAGCTGAACGATGACTCATCCTTCCTGGATGGCGGCATCATTGATTCCACCGGGGTGCTGGAACTGGTTGAATTCCTGGAGGAGGATTTTTCCATCAGCATCGATGATGAAGAGTTGGTGCCGGAAAATCTGGATTCCATCAATAACGTCGCCGCTTTTCTCAAAAACAAGGGGGTATGA